From Lujinxingia litoralis, one genomic window encodes:
- a CDS encoding pyruvate carboxylase translates to MAKEIRNVLAANRGEIAVRIFRACTEMGIATTAIYSREDRLAIHRYKADRAYAIGEPGKPVEAYLDGDAIIELALAKGVDAIHPGYGFLSENADFAQKVIEAGLMWIGPPPEVMRALGDKLAARAVARRAGVPVVPGSEGAIATEEEALEAAQAIGYPLLVKAAHGGGGRGMRVVHEEGELLEALRAARSESQAAFGSPAVFLERYVVNPRHIEVQLLGDTHGNVVHLFERDCSVQRRMQKIVELAPAPNLSPEVREKLYAYSLRLAQEVGYSSAGTVEFLVEERDGEFEVYFIEVNTRIQVEHTVTEMITGRDLIQAMIRVAEGARLSDAAIGIEGQDSIECRGQAIQARVTTEDPERGFAPDSGRIITYRSAAGHGIRLDAGVGGSGSEVLPYYDSMLVKVSAWGQDLGEAARRLDRSLAEFRIRGVKTNLPFLQRVVRHEHFLSGETHTRFIDETPELFVYPTRRDRGTKALRALGDITVNGPPGSATGFERPRPLIVPRAPRVKGRPPVSPAYAVFEQEGAEGLSKWIRNQEALLVTDTTFRDAHQSLLATRVRTNDLLEIAPATAHALPGLFSYEMWGGATFDVCMRFLQEDPWERLARMRQAIPGALFQMLLRGANAVGYTNYPDNVVRAFVQEAASAGVDVFRVFDALNYVPNMELAMEEVARAGKIVEASICYTGDVLDPDETKYTLNYYTDLARELARRGAHILNIKDMAGLLKPYSARVLVEALKEAVDLPIHLHTHDTSGNGVAMYLMAAEAGVDVIDCALSSMAGLTSQPSLNAVVSALDGQARRPDLDATALEGLSEHWELLRELYYPFESGLKSSTTDVYNHEIPGGQYSNLRPRAIQLGLGERWPEVKHTYQRVNQELGNIVKVTPTSKVVADFAMFLVQNDLSFEAIYAMAERGEEIDFPQSVIDFFYGKVGQPYGGFPEKLQSIVLKGRQALSGRAGEGMPDYDWEAKDEELQELLGRAPTRREAISYALYPKVFAGYARTIEEFGEYRILETVPFLYGMEVGEETMVEIEEGKTLVIKLIAISDVQAEGTRRVYFELNGQPRDVAILDASAELSSSARPLADRANPGEVGAPMQGKVLTIAVAVGDRVSRGDTLLSTEAMKMETTITSPVDGQVMAIEVREGDSVGAGERVVIIEPA, encoded by the coding sequence ATGGCAAAAGAGATCCGGAATGTGTTGGCGGCAAACCGTGGCGAGATCGCGGTGCGGATATTCAGGGCATGTACCGAGATGGGAATCGCCACCACGGCGATCTACAGCCGGGAGGATCGTCTGGCGATCCACCGCTACAAGGCCGACCGGGCCTACGCGATCGGGGAGCCCGGCAAGCCGGTGGAGGCCTACCTGGATGGGGATGCCATCATTGAGCTGGCGCTGGCCAAGGGGGTGGACGCGATCCACCCGGGGTACGGATTTTTGAGCGAGAACGCCGACTTTGCCCAGAAGGTGATCGAGGCCGGGTTGATGTGGATCGGTCCGCCTCCGGAGGTGATGCGGGCGCTGGGCGACAAGCTGGCCGCGCGCGCGGTGGCGCGGCGAGCCGGGGTCCCGGTGGTGCCCGGGAGCGAGGGGGCGATTGCCACGGAGGAGGAGGCCCTGGAGGCGGCGCAGGCGATCGGCTACCCGCTGCTGGTGAAGGCGGCCCACGGCGGGGGCGGGCGTGGGATGCGCGTGGTGCATGAGGAGGGGGAGCTGCTGGAAGCGCTGCGCGCGGCGCGCAGCGAGTCGCAGGCGGCCTTTGGCAGCCCGGCGGTCTTTCTGGAGCGCTACGTGGTGAACCCGCGCCATATTGAGGTGCAGCTCTTGGGCGACACCCACGGCAACGTGGTGCACCTCTTTGAGCGGGACTGCTCGGTGCAGCGCCGCATGCAGAAGATCGTGGAGCTGGCGCCGGCGCCCAACCTAAGCCCGGAGGTGCGCGAGAAGCTCTACGCCTACAGCCTGCGCCTGGCTCAGGAGGTGGGCTACAGCAGCGCGGGCACCGTGGAGTTTCTGGTTGAGGAGCGCGATGGCGAGTTCGAGGTGTACTTCATTGAGGTGAACACCCGGATTCAGGTCGAGCATACGGTCACCGAGATGATCACCGGCCGCGACTTAATTCAGGCGATGATCCGGGTGGCCGAGGGGGCGCGTCTGAGCGATGCGGCCATCGGCATTGAGGGGCAGGATTCGATTGAGTGTCGGGGGCAGGCGATCCAGGCCCGGGTGACCACCGAGGATCCGGAGCGGGGGTTTGCGCCGGACTCCGGACGCATCATCACCTACCGCTCGGCGGCCGGCCACGGCATCCGCCTGGACGCCGGGGTGGGGGGCTCGGGCTCGGAGGTGTTGCCTTATTACGACTCGATGCTGGTGAAGGTCTCGGCCTGGGGTCAGGACCTTGGCGAGGCGGCGCGCCGGCTGGATCGCAGCCTGGCGGAGTTTCGGATTCGCGGGGTCAAGACCAACCTGCCCTTCTTGCAGCGAGTGGTGCGCCACGAGCACTTCTTGAGCGGGGAGACCCACACGCGCTTTATCGACGAGACGCCCGAGCTCTTTGTCTACCCCACGCGGCGCGACCGGGGGACCAAGGCGTTGCGGGCGCTGGGCGATATTACGGTCAACGGCCCCCCGGGGAGCGCGACTGGCTTTGAGCGCCCCCGGCCGCTGATCGTGCCCCGGGCGCCCCGGGTCAAAGGTCGGCCGCCGGTGAGTCCGGCCTACGCGGTCTTTGAGCAGGAGGGCGCCGAGGGGTTGAGCAAGTGGATCCGCAACCAGGAGGCCCTGCTGGTCACCGACACGACCTTTCGTGACGCGCACCAGTCGCTTTTGGCCACCCGGGTGCGCACCAACGACCTGCTGGAGATCGCGCCGGCCACCGCGCACGCGCTCCCGGGGCTCTTCTCGTATGAGATGTGGGGAGGCGCGACCTTTGATGTGTGCATGAGGTTTTTGCAGGAGGACCCCTGGGAGCGTCTGGCGCGGATGCGTCAGGCGATTCCCGGGGCGCTCTTTCAGATGCTGCTCCGGGGGGCCAACGCGGTGGGCTACACCAATTATCCGGATAACGTGGTGCGGGCCTTTGTCCAGGAAGCCGCAAGCGCCGGGGTGGATGTCTTCCGGGTCTTCGATGCGCTTAACTACGTGCCGAATATGGAGTTGGCGATGGAGGAGGTCGCCCGGGCGGGCAAGATCGTGGAGGCCTCGATCTGCTACACCGGCGACGTACTCGACCCGGATGAGACCAAGTACACGCTGAACTACTACACCGACCTGGCCCGGGAGCTGGCGCGTCGGGGGGCGCATATCCTCAACATCAAAGACATGGCCGGGTTGCTCAAACCCTACTCGGCCCGGGTGCTGGTGGAGGCGCTCAAAGAGGCGGTGGATCTGCCGATTCACCTGCACACCCACGACACCTCGGGCAACGGGGTGGCGATGTACCTGATGGCGGCCGAGGCCGGCGTGGATGTGATCGATTGCGCGTTGAGCTCGATGGCCGGGTTGACCAGCCAGCCCTCGCTCAACGCGGTGGTGAGCGCGCTCGATGGTCAGGCGCGCCGTCCCGATCTCGATGCCACAGCGCTGGAGGGCCTCTCGGAGCACTGGGAGCTCTTGCGCGAGCTCTACTACCCCTTTGAGTCGGGACTGAAGTCGTCGACGACCGACGTCTACAACCACGAGATCCCGGGCGGGCAGTATTCCAACCTGCGTCCGCGGGCGATTCAGCTGGGGCTGGGAGAGCGCTGGCCCGAGGTCAAGCATACCTACCAGCGGGTGAATCAGGAGCTGGGCAACATCGTGAAGGTTACGCCCACGAGCAAGGTGGTGGCCGATTTTGCCATGTTCCTGGTGCAGAACGATCTGAGCTTTGAGGCGATCTACGCGATGGCCGAGCGCGGCGAGGAGATCGATTTTCCGCAGTCGGTCATCGACTTCTTTTACGGCAAGGTGGGGCAGCCCTACGGGGGCTTCCCCGAGAAGCTCCAGTCGATCGTGCTCAAAGGGCGCCAGGCGCTCAGCGGGCGCGCTGGTGAGGGGATGCCCGACTACGACTGGGAGGCCAAAGACGAGGAGCTGCAGGAGCTTCTGGGGCGCGCGCCTACGCGTCGCGAAGCGATCAGCTACGCGCTCTATCCCAAGGTATTTGCGGGGTACGCGCGCACCATCGAGGAGTTCGGGGAGTACCGCATCCTGGAGACGGTGCCCTTCCTCTACGGCATGGAAGTCGGGGAGGAGACGATGGTGGAGATCGAGGAGGGCAAGACCCTGGTGATCAAGCTCATCGCGATCAGCGATGTGCAGGCCGAGGGCACGCGCCGGGTGTATTTTGAGCTCAACGGCCAGCCCCGGGACGTGGCGATACTTGATGCCTCGGCCGAACTCAGCTCCAGCGCGCGGCCTCTGGCCGACCGGGCCAACCCCGGGGAGGTGGGGGCGCCGATGCAGGGTAAAGTGCTCACCATTGCGGTCGCCGTCGGCGATCGGGTCAGCCGGGGCGATACGCTCCTGTCGACGGAGGCGATGAAGATGGAGACCACGATCACCAGCCCGGTCGATGGCCAGGTTATGGCCATTGAGGTTCGGGAAGGCGATTCAGTAGGGGCCGGGGAGCGGGTGGTGATCATCGAGCCTGCCTGA
- a CDS encoding pyridoxal phosphate-dependent aminotransferase: MSKTTQDVRSERIGFLEQSEIRAMTRECTRLGGINLGQGVCPLPSPPALLEAAAQAVREDLSTYSRFDGVDEVRQAVAEKLAHYNNLQVDPETEIVTTIGSAGAFVCTLQGLFNPGDEIIVFEPFYGYHVNAIRVAGCVPKVVTMQAPDWTFDPEDLERLRSDRTRAILVNTPGNPSGKVFGREELTLIADFCKAHDLLAITDEIYEYLVYDGQEHISLATLPGMFERTITMSGFSKTFAITGWRLGYVAAPAHLAEPIGLVNDLFYICAPTPLQHGLARALKVIGDDYFDEIRTKYKANRDLFCEALTRAGLTPHVPEGSYYILTDVSRFGLHDARASAMHILEKAGVASVAGSAFFASDGGRDLVRFCVAQPREVVEEAAERMQVFR, translated from the coding sequence ATGTCGAAGACGACGCAGGATGTTCGCAGCGAACGCATCGGTTTTTTGGAGCAGTCCGAGATCCGGGCGATGACCCGGGAGTGCACCCGCCTGGGAGGCATTAACCTGGGGCAGGGCGTCTGCCCCTTGCCCTCGCCGCCGGCGCTGCTGGAGGCGGCGGCGCAGGCGGTGCGCGAAGATCTGAGCACCTACAGTCGCTTCGATGGGGTCGATGAGGTGCGCCAGGCCGTGGCCGAGAAGCTGGCGCATTACAACAATCTTCAGGTCGATCCGGAGACCGAGATCGTGACCACGATCGGCTCGGCCGGCGCCTTTGTCTGCACCTTGCAGGGGCTCTTTAACCCGGGCGATGAGATCATCGTCTTTGAGCCCTTCTACGGCTATCACGTCAACGCGATTCGCGTGGCCGGATGCGTGCCGAAAGTGGTGACGATGCAGGCGCCCGACTGGACCTTTGACCCCGAGGACCTGGAGCGTCTGCGCAGCGATCGCACCCGGGCGATCCTGGTCAATACCCCGGGCAACCCCAGCGGCAAGGTCTTTGGTCGCGAGGAGCTCACGCTCATCGCCGACTTCTGCAAAGCCCACGACCTTTTGGCCATCACCGACGAGATCTACGAGTACCTGGTGTACGACGGTCAGGAGCACATCAGCCTGGCCACGCTCCCGGGGATGTTCGAGCGCACGATCACGATGTCCGGGTTCTCCAAGACCTTTGCCATCACCGGCTGGCGCCTGGGCTACGTGGCCGCACCGGCGCATCTGGCCGAGCCCATTGGCCTGGTCAACGATCTCTTCTACATCTGCGCGCCCACGCCCCTGCAGCACGGCCTGGCCCGCGCGCTGAAGGTGATCGGCGACGATTATTTCGATGAGATTCGCACCAAATACAAAGCCAACCGCGATCTCTTCTGTGAGGCGTTGACCCGGGCCGGGCTGACCCCGCACGTGCCCGAGGGCTCGTACTACATTCTCACCGACGTGAGCCGCTTCGGGCTCCACGACGCCCGGGCCTCCGCGATGCATATCCTGGAAAAGGCCGGCGTGGCCTCGGTGGCCGGTTCGGCCTTCTTTGCCAGCGATGGCGGCCGCGACCTGGTGCGTTTCTGCGTGGCTCAGCCCCGCGAGGTGGTCGAAGAGGCCGCTGAGCGCATGCAGGTGTTTCGCTAA
- a CDS encoding M42 family metallopeptidase: MDLLKVLSEMPGAPGREELVREFIESKVKGLADEIHTDAMGNLICRKKPAEGATDVKKVMIACHMDEIAFYVRLIDDKGFIRIHNAGGFDNRNLFARRVRIQTRDGELIEGVMNPGGRPIHIAAPEDRTKIPKMSEFFVDTGLDKETVTTKIRPGDPVTLVQEFTELGEMATGKCLDNRVACWVGVRLLERLQASDKYDVYVVFTVQEEIGLRGAITSSYAIEPDISIAIDTTLAVDTPGVPGEEQITEMGKGVAIKILDGYAISDKGLVDTFVDLAEKEGITHQYEVLPMGGTDAGAMQRARAGSRSIALSVPTRYIHTVTEMIHKGDLRATLDLLTAYLSQ; this comes from the coding sequence ATGGATCTGTTGAAAGTGTTGTCGGAGATGCCCGGTGCGCCGGGTCGTGAAGAACTGGTGCGTGAGTTCATCGAGTCCAAGGTGAAGGGCCTGGCCGATGAGATCCACACCGACGCCATGGGCAACCTGATCTGCCGCAAGAAGCCGGCCGAAGGCGCCACCGACGTGAAGAAGGTGATGATCGCCTGCCACATGGACGAGATCGCCTTCTACGTGCGCCTGATCGACGACAAGGGCTTCATCCGCATCCACAACGCCGGCGGGTTCGACAACCGCAACCTCTTCGCGCGCCGCGTGCGCATTCAGACCCGCGATGGCGAGCTCATCGAGGGCGTGATGAACCCGGGCGGTCGCCCCATTCATATCGCCGCTCCCGAAGACCGCACCAAGATCCCCAAGATGTCGGAGTTCTTTGTCGACACTGGTCTGGATAAGGAGACGGTCACCACCAAGATCCGCCCGGGCGACCCGGTCACGCTGGTGCAGGAGTTCACCGAGCTTGGCGAGATGGCCACGGGCAAATGCCTGGATAACCGGGTGGCCTGCTGGGTAGGGGTGCGCCTGCTGGAGCGCCTGCAGGCCAGCGATAAGTACGATGTGTACGTGGTCTTCACGGTGCAGGAAGAGATCGGCCTGCGCGGAGCGATCACCAGTAGCTACGCCATCGAGCCCGACATCTCGATCGCCATCGACACCACCCTGGCCGTCGATACCCCCGGGGTGCCCGGGGAGGAGCAGATCACCGAGATGGGCAAGGGCGTGGCGATCAAGATCCTCGACGGGTACGCCATCAGCGATAAGGGGCTGGTGGATACCTTCGTGGACCTGGCCGAGAAAGAAGGCATCACCCACCAGTACGAAGTGCTCCCGATGGGCGGCACCGACGCCGGTGCCATGCAGCGCGCGCGCGCCGGCAGCCGCTCCATCGCGCTGAGCGTGCCCACCCGTTACATCCACACCGTGACCGAGATGATCCATAAGGGCGACCTGCGCGCGACCCTGGATCTTCTGACGGCCTACCTCAGCCAGTGA
- a CDS encoding CDP-alcohol phosphatidyltransferase family protein, with protein MSQRDESGELTRPRRFEMLRSFALADFITIANAACGVAAIFCCLNYLDEKLDIYVWWAFGLLPLALVFDVFDGAVARWRRKHSALGADLDSLADVVSFGVAPAVLAYTLGMRGGWDTVVLIYFVVCGIARLARYNVTADALSQGTGKVPYYEGTPIPTSLVLVLVMAVAFDRGAVGASLWGGSIELLGWGFHPLVLIFGLSGSAMISTHLRIKKIG; from the coding sequence ATGAGCCAGCGGGACGAGTCCGGGGAGCTGACCCGGCCCAGACGTTTTGAGATGCTGCGCTCCTTTGCGCTGGCCGATTTCATCACGATAGCCAACGCCGCCTGCGGAGTCGCAGCGATCTTCTGTTGCCTGAACTACCTCGATGAAAAGCTCGATATCTACGTGTGGTGGGCGTTCGGGCTCTTGCCCCTGGCGCTGGTCTTCGATGTGTTCGACGGGGCGGTGGCCCGCTGGCGGCGCAAGCACTCGGCGTTGGGTGCCGATCTCGACTCGCTGGCCGATGTGGTCTCCTTTGGCGTGGCCCCGGCCGTGCTGGCCTACACCCTGGGCATGCGCGGGGGCTGGGATACGGTGGTGCTGATCTACTTCGTGGTCTGCGGCATCGCCCGTCTGGCCCGCTACAACGTGACCGCCGACGCCCTGAGCCAGGGCACCGGCAAGGTGCCCTATTACGAGGGCACCCCCATCCCGACCAGCCTGGTGCTGGTGCTGGTGATGGCGGTGGCCTTTGATCGCGGGGCGGTCGGCGCCAGCCTCTGGGGCGGATCCATCGAGCTGCTGGGGTGGGGCTTTCATCCCCTGGTGCTGATCTTCGGGCTCAGCGGGAGCGCCATGATCAGCACCCACCTGCGCATCAAGAAAATCGGCTGA
- the pdxA gene encoding 4-hydroxythreonine-4-phosphate dehydrogenase PdxA, whose protein sequence is MSATELSPVRLALTMGDAAGIGPEVIIKTLAELERAGARDLELQVYGSAAVMHQEAAALGYRGRLEVVEVVPELDFSDRPVGVLDARCARAQWAALQQAMAAVDAGLADAIVTAPWNKALFELAQMPVVGHTEVLQQHYGLDEVVMMLGGDRLKVALVTTHVALSEVSPRLSPAAVERVVEITLNGLRRQFGLERPRLAVCGVNPHAGERGHMGREELEWLDSTVAELDQRYGALARISGPWPADTLFAKFGRGQTPYDAVICMYHDQGLIPLKLLHFGESANITLGLPIVRTSVDHGTAYDIAGRGIADAGSMLYATRLAAEMVRRGRAALAS, encoded by the coding sequence ATGTCCGCTACTGAGTTGTCGCCGGTGAGGCTGGCACTGACCATGGGGGACGCCGCGGGCATTGGCCCGGAGGTGATCATCAAGACGCTGGCCGAGCTGGAGCGTGCCGGAGCACGGGATCTGGAACTCCAGGTCTACGGCAGCGCCGCGGTGATGCATCAAGAGGCCGCCGCGCTGGGGTATCGCGGCCGGCTGGAGGTGGTGGAGGTGGTCCCGGAGCTCGACTTCTCGGATCGCCCGGTCGGGGTGCTCGACGCGCGCTGCGCGCGTGCGCAATGGGCCGCGCTGCAGCAGGCGATGGCGGCGGTCGATGCCGGACTCGCCGACGCCATCGTGACCGCCCCCTGGAACAAGGCTCTCTTTGAGCTGGCCCAGATGCCGGTGGTGGGCCACACCGAGGTGCTCCAGCAGCATTACGGGCTCGATGAGGTGGTGATGATGCTCGGCGGCGATCGCCTCAAGGTCGCGCTGGTCACCACGCATGTTGCGCTCTCGGAGGTCAGCCCGCGGCTGAGTCCGGCGGCGGTGGAGCGGGTGGTGGAGATCACGCTTAACGGGCTGCGCCGCCAGTTCGGGCTGGAGCGCCCGCGCCTGGCGGTCTGCGGGGTCAATCCCCACGCCGGGGAGCGCGGTCATATGGGGCGCGAGGAGCTGGAGTGGCTCGATTCCACGGTGGCCGAGCTGGACCAGCGCTACGGCGCGCTCGCCAGGATCAGCGGACCCTGGCCGGCCGACACTCTTTTTGCAAAGTTTGGCCGCGGCCAGACGCCCTACGACGCGGTGATCTGCATGTACCACGACCAGGGGCTCATCCCCCTGAAGCTGCTGCACTTCGGGGAGTCGGCCAACATCACCCTGGGGCTGCCGATCGTGCGCACCTCGGTGGATCATGGCACGGCCTACGACATCGCCGGCCGGGGCATCGCCGACGCCGGCTCCATGCTCTACGCCACGCGCCTGGCCGCCGAGATGGTGCGTCGAGGAAGGGCCGCGCTGGCGAGTTAA
- a CDS encoding peptidylprolyl isomerase, whose translation MNLLTLRRAALVVLVALASVALTLPVGASTAQAAIIDRVVAQVNDEIITLYELETEARTFLVQQGRNTRVLDDPQRRQEILGEVLEDLVDRLLINQAAAEIGEQVTDAEVDQWMSALRQQQGLSQEQFMQMVAQYGIDFETYKEVVRDNLLRMRMVNLSGRPATVADAEIDSVYRRRFGSAGKERFITVRHILVPVEGREASVEEAARERALELRGMVESGTSFEEVASEHSQGPGADKGGLLGEFRRGQLESSFEQAAFELEPGELSQPVRTPFGYHVIEVLESEERVADSAQQRRAQIRAELQEQAMNRVVETYLQTLRAKAFVDVRY comes from the coding sequence ATGAACCTTTTGACACTTCGACGCGCCGCGCTGGTGGTGCTTGTTGCGCTGGCCTCCGTGGCGCTCACGCTACCGGTGGGCGCCTCGACGGCGCAGGCGGCCATCATCGACCGGGTGGTCGCTCAGGTGAACGATGAGATCATCACCCTCTACGAGCTCGAGACCGAGGCCCGCACCTTTTTGGTGCAGCAGGGGCGGAACACGCGGGTGCTCGACGATCCGCAGCGTCGTCAGGAGATCCTGGGCGAGGTGCTCGAAGACCTGGTTGATCGCCTCCTGATCAATCAGGCCGCCGCCGAGATCGGTGAGCAGGTCACCGACGCCGAGGTCGACCAGTGGATGAGCGCGCTGCGCCAGCAGCAGGGGCTGAGCCAGGAGCAGTTCATGCAGATGGTGGCGCAGTACGGCATCGACTTTGAGACCTACAAAGAGGTGGTGCGCGACAACCTGCTGCGCATGCGCATGGTCAACTTAAGCGGTCGTCCGGCCACGGTGGCCGATGCCGAGATCGATTCGGTGTACCGCCGCCGTTTTGGTTCGGCGGGCAAGGAGCGTTTCATCACGGTGCGCCATATCCTGGTGCCGGTCGAAGGCAGGGAGGCCAGTGTCGAGGAAGCGGCCCGGGAGCGGGCGCTGGAGTTGCGGGGGATGGTCGAGTCCGGCACGAGCTTTGAAGAGGTTGCCTCCGAGCACAGCCAGGGGCCGGGCGCCGATAAGGGCGGGCTGCTCGGGGAGTTTCGTCGCGGGCAGCTGGAGTCGAGCTTTGAGCAGGCGGCCTTTGAGCTGGAGCCCGGGGAACTCTCGCAGCCGGTGCGCACCCCCTTTGGGTATCACGTGATCGAGGTGCTCGAGAGCGAGGAGCGGGTCGCCGACTCGGCCCAGCAGCGTCGCGCCCAGATCCGGGCTGAGCTTCAGGAGCAGGCCATGAATCGGGTGGTCGAGACCTACCTCCAGACCCTGCGCGCCAAGGCCTTTGTCGATGTCCGCTACTGA
- a CDS encoding peptidylprolyl isomerase, with the protein MTTWTKSAAGVVLAMMMMMTGPAVSCAPEKPSAQAGAQAAAPPKQAPGQEIVVARVNGEPLTRAEIERRIQALAPHARARLQSPEQRQAFLKSVVQFEVMADAAEVAGYGERPQVRQAMREAMVRLMLAEALKESGAMALGPEALESYYREHAAEFKVPARRLVYELVAESRPESERLRRSFTREAYAETDQALAAFATLAGQYSLDRRSGDRNGLRGWVSANASEVGTDALFETPLGQVSVPYHDPARGWVVGFVAEEEPARQPLLAEVEREVRTRQLEQQKRELRQELIDRLMAEASIEIDQEALDQVAPPPPAIPASLRELPRLPVRDQGAEATTHTTD; encoded by the coding sequence ATGACGACGTGGACAAAAAGCGCCGCCGGAGTTGTGCTGGCGATGATGATGATGATGACGGGGCCGGCTGTGAGCTGTGCTCCCGAGAAGCCCTCGGCTCAGGCCGGCGCCCAGGCTGCGGCGCCGCCGAAGCAGGCGCCGGGCCAGGAGATCGTGGTCGCCCGGGTCAACGGGGAGCCCCTGACCCGGGCCGAGATCGAGCGGCGCATCCAGGCGCTGGCGCCCCACGCCCGGGCCCGGCTGCAGTCGCCGGAGCAGCGCCAGGCCTTTTTAAAGAGCGTGGTGCAGTTTGAGGTGATGGCCGACGCGGCCGAGGTCGCCGGGTATGGCGAGCGCCCGCAGGTCCGTCAGGCGATGCGCGAGGCGATGGTGCGTCTGATGCTGGCCGAGGCTCTTAAAGAGAGCGGGGCTATGGCGCTGGGGCCCGAGGCGCTGGAGTCGTACTACCGGGAGCACGCCGCGGAGTTTAAAGTTCCGGCGCGCCGCCTGGTCTACGAGCTGGTGGCCGAGAGTCGTCCGGAGAGCGAGCGTCTGCGGCGGAGCTTTACCCGGGAGGCCTACGCCGAGACCGATCAGGCGCTGGCGGCCTTTGCGACCCTGGCCGGTCAGTACTCGTTGGATCGGCGCTCCGGGGATCGTAATGGTCTGCGGGGCTGGGTGTCGGCCAACGCTTCGGAAGTCGGCACCGACGCGCTCTTTGAGACGCCGCTCGGGCAGGTGAGCGTGCCCTATCACGATCCGGCCCGCGGCTGGGTGGTGGGCTTTGTGGCCGAGGAAGAGCCCGCGCGTCAGCCCCTTTTAGCCGAGGTTGAGCGCGAGGTGCGCACCCGCCAGCTGGAGCAGCAAAAGCGCGAGCTCCGCCAGGAGCTCATCGACCGTCTGATGGCCGAGGCCTCCATTGAGATCGACCAGGAGGCGCTGGACCAGGTGGCGCCTCCGCCGCCGGCGATTCCGGCGAGCCTTCGGGAGCTCCCGCGCCTGCCGGTGCGTGATCAGGGCGCCGAGGCCACGACTCACACCACCGACTGA